The window TATCGATAACCAAGGAAAGCTTCAACTGATATGCGTTCATCAAACAGATTTGAATCCATACCAGAGTATCATATTGGGGAGCATAAAAGATTGTCCGCCGTTCATAGGCGGTGTTTAGTTTGAAGCTGAAGTGGTGAGGCGGTGGCAGCTTTTGGTGCGTCTGCCGAAAACTGCCAGCCTCAGAGGATCTAGTGGATAGATCGACTTGGAGTTTGTGCAGCGAGAACGGACACCGCGCGAGCTAATGCCGCTCGGTATTCGCCCCCACTTGGCCTATTTATAACTTCCGAATACAGTTCGGAAATTCGAGAGATACGGTGTCGAACGGAGTCGAAAAGCGGTTCATGACTGTGTTCACAAGGCCGATCTTGCGCCGAAGACGGTGGCAGTCTGAAGCACGTTGCACTCGACGAAACCGTGATCTGGATCGATGGTCAGAATACTAGTTGTACGTAGCGGCCCACCCGGTGACCAACCGATCCGTGTACATTCGGCTGTACTCAGCTCGAACGACCACTCATTCGAGATATTTCTTGCGGGATCCATGGAGAAACACGATGTCGAAGACGCCGAATTCTTGATTAATTCGGCCGCCTAGCTGAAAGCTGCACTTCATCGTCGTGGCCTCGAGTTTCGGTACGAACGTCACGGTGATCGCAACAGCATCGAATGTGTATACAGAGAGGTAAAACGTCGAACGTCTATATTTTCAAACCCGTTCAGCCACGTCGATCCAGAGACGGCTAATTCGTAACCCCGAGCATCCGCTCACTGGCAAAATGAGACAAACTAAACACGACCCTGAGGGAGTACCTAACGCGCATACAATTCGATGTCCACACCTATGGACGAGCACTCAAATACTGAGAGATCAACAATACAATGCTTCTTGCGGTTGCGCTCAGCGTCCTTGACTAGCTATACCCTATTGGTGACCGACACGTTACCACCGACGGTCACCAGCCGTATTTGACGAGCATACTCGCATTTCCTGAGTGTTACTCTCACTGCTTCCCACTCCCGCTGATCCGTCGACTAGGAGTTACCGGTCGTATCGAATGGATCGACATCACCCGGCGTTTCGGCATCGTATCGATTCTGGTACGTTCGGATTGGTCGACCAACTCACACCTGTTTTTCGAGGTCGTCGAACGACTGCTTACGCGCTAACTCGGTGATCGTATCCCATTCGAAGTAGCCGTCATTGCGTTCATAGACAGGCGGACTGCCTCCCTGTTCGAGGACGACCCCTAGACTGGTGAACGATCGAAGGTACTCTCGTGTGGTGACCGGATCACAGTCAGCGTGCTCGGCGAGGGTGGCCACCGTGAACGGTTTGTCTGCCTGAGCGATTGCGTCGTACAGCTGCCTTTCGACGGATCCCTTGGGAAACGGGTTTTCGACCGACAACGGGCTGGTGTCCGGGCTCTGACTCATTGTGAGTCAAAGGAGCTAGACTCTGAATAACTCTTTGCCAATAGACTTATGGCTCGTCTCTCACATCAAGGACGCTACATTGGTGATCGCCCACCGGGTAATACACTATGCGGGCCGTGTTTAGACGCCGGACACACGCCGTTTTCACCGGGAGTATGAGTGGATGAGTCTGGAAGCGGCGAGTATGGCCTCTGAACTCGCCCGGTTTACCGACCGATGTGTCGATTTGTCCCAGGATGCAGTCATTGGCGAGCCAGCCCCGGCGGTCAAGAAGGGTGACGGCGGCTATGCTGACTGGGTGATCGTCTCGGTTCACTGCCTCCGCGAGTACCTGAACCAGCCCTACCGCCGGTTGCTCGATATCCTACACGAGATGCCCGGAATTACGGCCAAACTCGGCCTTACGGTGGATCAGCTTCCGGATTTTACTACCGTCTGCACCCGGAAACAAGACCTTGAAATGCGGATCTGGCGAGTGTTGCTCCGGCTGTCGGTCTCTCTGCACGACCTCGGCGACGTGCAAGCGATTGACGCTACGGGCTTCAAACGCCATCAGGCCAGCCTTCACTACGTTCTCCGGGTCGGCTACAACTTTGATGATATCAAGACGACGGCGCTCGTCGATTGTGACACCAGCGCCATCCTCGACATTCACTGCTCGATGAAACAGCCTCACGACACCCAGGTTGGGCGGCAGGTACTTACGAGAAATCTGGCACAGCTGACCACGATCACCGCCGACAAAAGCTACGACTGGGACGCGCTCCGGCACGAACTCAGGGATGCTGGCATCCGCCCGGTAATCAAACATCGTGAATTCTACGCACTAGACAAAGCGCACAACGCTCGCCACGATGAGAACGTCTATCACCGCCGGTCGATCGTCGAGGCGATCTTCTTCGCGTTGAAACATCGGTTCGGCGAGACGTTGCGGGCCAGAACGTGGTTTGGCCAGTTCAGAGAACTCGTCCTAAAAGCCGCCGTCAGAAACGTCGAACAAGCCGTGAGGCGCTAACGCCACTGATCTCATGCGTCTAAACAAGCCCCACTATGCGCAACGTCGTCTCACGGTGTTTACCCAGCCCTTGTCCAACGGCAGCCGGATTCAGATTGGGCAGACCTGAGCTACCCCAACAGTTAGTCCGACGTGCTCGAGGCCGAGTTAGGAACCCCAACTGCCGACTGACTCCCGGTTCGATCACGATACGTTCCCAGTGCCCCATACAGGCCGATTTCCTCACCGAGGGGCGAGAGGGCAAACGTTGGACGTTCCACGAAACAGAACTCCTCGAGGTGGCACTCGATCCCCTCGAGTATCCATTCCTCATTATTAAGCGCGACGCCACCCCCTAAAGTCACCAGCCCCGGGTTAAACGCGTTACAGAGCGCGCCGACGCCAGCAGCGTTGTACCGACTAATCTGCTCTAAACACGCTTGGGCAAAATTATCACCTGCCTGGGCGGCCTCGAAGACAGCTGGCGCGGTGAACCCCTCCTCGTTGGCCACCGTTCGGGTGAACGCACTCTCACTCCCATCCCATTCTTCATCGGTCTCGAGCCGGTGAGCCACGTACCGCGGAATCCCCCGGCCCGAACAAAACGCCTCCCAGGCTCCGGTGACCCCGGTACTCGAGAGGTCGCTGTCCGGGGCTACCGACAGCAGGCCGAACTCCCCGGCCTGGGCCGACTCGCCCCGAAGGGGATGGCCGCGATCGACGACGCCCCCACCGATCCCCGTTCCGAAGGTGAGGTGGATCAGCGAGTCGTGATCCTCCCGTCGTCCGAAATACCACTCGCCGAGGGCCGAGGCCGTACAGTCGTTCTCGAGGTAGACCGGCAGGTCGAAGGCGTCCTCGATCGGCGTCTGCAGGTCGATCTGTTCGATCAGGTCGCCCTCGGGCGTATCGAATTTTCGAATGTGGCCCGCTTCAGCGTCCACCAGCCCCGGTGCAGAGATGGCAACCGCATCGAGCGGTCTGTGCGACTGCAACTCCTCAAGGCGCTCAAGGAGTTGGGTCTCGAGTCGGTGGGCCTGGGTTGGTTCGGTCGAGACGTCAGTTACAAAATCGCCATTCGGTGTGCCGATAGTAGAGTGGAAATTGGTGCTGCCAATCCCGAAGAGAGCCACGAAAGCCATACGGGATACACCC of the Natronosalvus vescus genome contains:
- a CDS encoding ROK family protein, with product MAFVALFGIGSTNFHSTIGTPNGDFVTDVSTEPTQAHRLETQLLERLEELQSHRPLDAVAISAPGLVDAEAGHIRKFDTPEGDLIEQIDLQTPIEDAFDLPVYLENDCTASALGEWYFGRREDHDSLIHLTFGTGIGGGVVDRGHPLRGESAQAGEFGLLSVAPDSDLSSTGVTGAWEAFCSGRGIPRYVAHRLETDEEWDGSESAFTRTVANEEGFTAPAVFEAAQAGDNFAQACLEQISRYNAAGVGALCNAFNPGLVTLGGGVALNNEEWILEGIECHLEEFCFVERPTFALSPLGEEIGLYGALGTYRDRTGSQSAVGVPNSASSTSD
- a CDS encoding IS5 family transposase, coding for MASELARFTDRCVDLSQDAVIGEPAPAVKKGDGGYADWVIVSVHCLREYLNQPYRRLLDILHEMPGITAKLGLTVDQLPDFTTVCTRKQDLEMRIWRVLLRLSVSLHDLGDVQAIDATGFKRHQASLHYVLRVGYNFDDIKTTALVDCDTSAILDIHCSMKQPHDTQVGRQVLTRNLAQLTTITADKSYDWDALRHELRDAGIRPVIKHREFYALDKAHNARHDENVYHRRSIVEAIFFALKHRFGETLRARTWFGQFRELVLKAAVRNVEQAVRR
- a CDS encoding DUF7342 family protein, producing MSQSPDTSPLSVENPFPKGSVERQLYDAIAQADKPFTVATLAEHADCDPVTTREYLRSFTSLGVVLEQGGSPPVYERNDGYFEWDTITELARKQSFDDLEKQV